A genomic region of Pararge aegeria chromosome 11, ilParAegt1.1, whole genome shotgun sequence contains the following coding sequences:
- the LOC120627295 gene encoding hrp65 protein isoform X2, whose translation MQMQAMNQYGNRGYGGAPQPQRQGRRGNNRGGPGGFRNNSRFDHNQRNSNQQGGQRPTNESNQQDEPPATLPPQKPQPAKPKEEIQQAPPQPKQQSQPPKQAPKPQQNPPQQQPPIQQQPQTQNQQPKPLNQQSKPQTQDIVDKSVAPNETKHQNQNNQGGYQKGGQPLPRLMDSREDSDNMNGNFGGGNRQSGWSQGGPNNRQGGGNGGNFGQKGFGPKHGGQGQGQGPARNQQRNSNRNQQDGKSMPREEHMLANKLKDLMGPLVDLPPIDQTEAKFNGRSRLYIGNLSNDVTEEEIMNMFSQFGEPAELFINKEKNFGFIKMDYRVNAEKARRELDGKMRNGRTLRVRFAPHNSTVRVKNLPPFVSNELLYRSFEIFGKIERAYVKIDERGKTVGEGIVEFARKPSALAAIRNCTERCFFLTSSLRPVIVENFEEPDEADGYPEKNLPKKHPEYMRSREVGPRFSEPGSFEHEYGTRWKQLHELHRQKEDALKKELAAEEEKLEAQMEYAKYEHETELLREQLRQREQDRERQKRTWEMAERAAEERRETERLQLLRQEEELSQRMRQQDDELRRRQQENTLFVQAQRLNSMLDRQEQGMFDHQQPMDGGFRDQYDMPRGGFDDGSQNRGGWDGPRQIDDFPNKRRRF comes from the exons TCTAACCAGCAAGATGAGCCACCAGCAACACTACCACCCCAAAAACCGCAACCAGCAAAACCGAAAGAGGAGATTCAGCAAGCACCACCGCAGCCGAAACAACAATCTCAACCTCCTAAGCAAGCACCAAAACCACAGCAGAATCCACCCCAACAACAACCACCCATTCAGCAACAGCCACAAACACAAAATCAACAACcaaaaccactaaaccaacaGTCCAAACCACAAACACAGGACATTGTGGATAAATCTGTTGCACCTAACGAAACAAAACATCAAAATCAGAACAATCAAGGTGGATATCAGAAG GGTGGACAACCACTTCCAAGACTTATGGACTCGAGGGAAGACTCAGAT AACATGAATGGTAATTTCGGTGGTGGAAATAGGCAAAGTGGTTGGAGTCAGGGTGGGCCTAACAACAGGCAGGGTGGGGGCAATGGAGGAAACTTTGGCCAAAAAGGCTTTGGACCAAAGCATGGAGGACAGGGACAAGGTCAGGGACCCGCTCGCAATCAGCAGCGGAATTCTAACCGTAACCAACAAGATGGGAAATCTATGCCAAGAGAG GAGCACATGCTGGCAAATAAGCTGAAGGATCTCATGGGACCATTAGTAGATTTGCCACCAATTGATCAAACAGAAGCCAAATTTAATGGTAGAAGTCGTTTGTATATTGGAAACCTGAGCAATGACGTAACTGAAGAAGAGATTATGAATATGTTCAGCCAGTTTGGCGAGCCAGCcgaattatttatcaataaagaGAAAAACTTTGGATTTATTAAAATG GATTATAGAGTTAACGCTGAAAAAGCAAGACGTGAGTTGGATGGTAAGATGAGAAATGGTAGAACTTTAAGGGTAAGATTTGCACCTCACAACAGCACAGTCCGTGTAAAGAATTTGCCGCCATTTGTCTCAAATGAATTATTGTATCGCTCCTTTGAAATATTTGGTAAAATTGAAAGGGCGTATGTTAAAATTGACGAAAGGGGGAAAACTGTTGGAGAGGGCATTGTTGAATTCGCACGTAAACCAAGTGCTTTGGCTGCAATCCGTAACTGCACAGAGAGATGCTTCTTTTTAActtc ATCACTTCGCCCAGTAATTGTAGAAAACTTTGAAGAGCCTGATGAGGCTGATGGTTATCCTGAGAAGAACCTTCCTAAAAAACACCCTGAATACATGCGTTCCCGAGAA GTTGGCCCACGTTTCTCGGAGCCAGGTAGTTTTGAACATGAGTATGGAACAAGGTGGAAACAGTTGCATGAGTTACACCGCCAAAAGGAGGATGCGCTGAAAAAAGAATTAGCAGCTGAGGAAGAGAAGTTAGAGGCACAAATGGAGTATGCCAA ATACGAGCACGAAACTGAGCTACTTCGCGAGCAGTTGCGTCAGCGCGAACAAGATCGCGAGCGGCAGAAGCGCACCTGGGAGATGGCAGAGCGCGCGGCTGAGGAGCGCCGCGAGACCGAGCGCCTGCAATTACTGCGCCAGGAAGAGGAGCTCTCGCAGCGCATGCGCCAACAGGACGACGAGCTGCGTCGCCGGCAACAGGAGAACACGCTCTTTGTGCAG gCTCAACGGCTTAATTCAATGCTCGATCGTCAGGAGCAAGGCATGTTCGATCATCAGCAGCCAATG GATGGAGGCTTCAGAGACCAGTACGACATGCCGCGTGGAGGTTTTGACGACGGATCGCAGAATCGTGGTGGTTGGGACGGACCCCGCCAAATAGACGATTTTCCTAACAAACGCCGGCGCTTTTAA
- the LOC120627295 gene encoding hrp65 protein isoform X1 has protein sequence MQMQAMNQYGNRGYGGAPQPQRQGRRGNNRGGPGGFRNNSRFDHNQRNSNQQGGQRPTNESNQQDEPPATLPPQKPQPAKPKEEIQQAPPQPKQQSQPPKQAPKPQQNPPQQQPPIQQQPQTQNQQPKPLNQQSKPQTQDIVDKSVAPNETKHQNQNNQGGYQKGGQPLPRLMDSREDSDVSNMNGNFGGGNRQSGWSQGGPNNRQGGGNGGNFGQKGFGPKHGGQGQGQGPARNQQRNSNRNQQDGKSMPREEHMLANKLKDLMGPLVDLPPIDQTEAKFNGRSRLYIGNLSNDVTEEEIMNMFSQFGEPAELFINKEKNFGFIKMDYRVNAEKARRELDGKMRNGRTLRVRFAPHNSTVRVKNLPPFVSNELLYRSFEIFGKIERAYVKIDERGKTVGEGIVEFARKPSALAAIRNCTERCFFLTSSLRPVIVENFEEPDEADGYPEKNLPKKHPEYMRSREVGPRFSEPGSFEHEYGTRWKQLHELHRQKEDALKKELAAEEEKLEAQMEYAKYEHETELLREQLRQREQDRERQKRTWEMAERAAEERRETERLQLLRQEEELSQRMRQQDDELRRRQQENTLFVQAQRLNSMLDRQEQGMFDHQQPMDGGFRDQYDMPRGGFDDGSQNRGGWDGPRQIDDFPNKRRRF, from the exons TCTAACCAGCAAGATGAGCCACCAGCAACACTACCACCCCAAAAACCGCAACCAGCAAAACCGAAAGAGGAGATTCAGCAAGCACCACCGCAGCCGAAACAACAATCTCAACCTCCTAAGCAAGCACCAAAACCACAGCAGAATCCACCCCAACAACAACCACCCATTCAGCAACAGCCACAAACACAAAATCAACAACcaaaaccactaaaccaacaGTCCAAACCACAAACACAGGACATTGTGGATAAATCTGTTGCACCTAACGAAACAAAACATCAAAATCAGAACAATCAAGGTGGATATCAGAAG GGTGGACAACCACTTCCAAGACTTATGGACTCGAGGGAAGACTCAGATGTCAGT AACATGAATGGTAATTTCGGTGGTGGAAATAGGCAAAGTGGTTGGAGTCAGGGTGGGCCTAACAACAGGCAGGGTGGGGGCAATGGAGGAAACTTTGGCCAAAAAGGCTTTGGACCAAAGCATGGAGGACAGGGACAAGGTCAGGGACCCGCTCGCAATCAGCAGCGGAATTCTAACCGTAACCAACAAGATGGGAAATCTATGCCAAGAGAG GAGCACATGCTGGCAAATAAGCTGAAGGATCTCATGGGACCATTAGTAGATTTGCCACCAATTGATCAAACAGAAGCCAAATTTAATGGTAGAAGTCGTTTGTATATTGGAAACCTGAGCAATGACGTAACTGAAGAAGAGATTATGAATATGTTCAGCCAGTTTGGCGAGCCAGCcgaattatttatcaataaagaGAAAAACTTTGGATTTATTAAAATG GATTATAGAGTTAACGCTGAAAAAGCAAGACGTGAGTTGGATGGTAAGATGAGAAATGGTAGAACTTTAAGGGTAAGATTTGCACCTCACAACAGCACAGTCCGTGTAAAGAATTTGCCGCCATTTGTCTCAAATGAATTATTGTATCGCTCCTTTGAAATATTTGGTAAAATTGAAAGGGCGTATGTTAAAATTGACGAAAGGGGGAAAACTGTTGGAGAGGGCATTGTTGAATTCGCACGTAAACCAAGTGCTTTGGCTGCAATCCGTAACTGCACAGAGAGATGCTTCTTTTTAActtc ATCACTTCGCCCAGTAATTGTAGAAAACTTTGAAGAGCCTGATGAGGCTGATGGTTATCCTGAGAAGAACCTTCCTAAAAAACACCCTGAATACATGCGTTCCCGAGAA GTTGGCCCACGTTTCTCGGAGCCAGGTAGTTTTGAACATGAGTATGGAACAAGGTGGAAACAGTTGCATGAGTTACACCGCCAAAAGGAGGATGCGCTGAAAAAAGAATTAGCAGCTGAGGAAGAGAAGTTAGAGGCACAAATGGAGTATGCCAA ATACGAGCACGAAACTGAGCTACTTCGCGAGCAGTTGCGTCAGCGCGAACAAGATCGCGAGCGGCAGAAGCGCACCTGGGAGATGGCAGAGCGCGCGGCTGAGGAGCGCCGCGAGACCGAGCGCCTGCAATTACTGCGCCAGGAAGAGGAGCTCTCGCAGCGCATGCGCCAACAGGACGACGAGCTGCGTCGCCGGCAACAGGAGAACACGCTCTTTGTGCAG gCTCAACGGCTTAATTCAATGCTCGATCGTCAGGAGCAAGGCATGTTCGATCATCAGCAGCCAATG GATGGAGGCTTCAGAGACCAGTACGACATGCCGCGTGGAGGTTTTGACGACGGATCGCAGAATCGTGGTGGTTGGGACGGACCCCGCCAAATAGACGATTTTCCTAACAAACGCCGGCGCTTTTAA